The Bacillus sp. FJAT-27916 genomic interval ACAGATGTAGAACTGCCAGTTCGTGAAACATTTTTTGGTGAAATGCTAGCCTCAACTGGCACTGCCGCTTCTGCCTTTGATGCCCCACCAAGATCTCCCACTCCGAACCCTAACAACATGCTACTTGCTACAACTCCCAAAGCCAACTTCTTAATCATCCTCAAACATCCAAAATTGTTATTATATTACAATTAGAAGGTAACACAGATGAATTATCCTTGTATATATAAAATTGCAAATTTTCTGTAAATAAGTATATAAGTCACATCAAAAATAAGGTCAAATCTATCAAAAGGTAATAATAATTCCATAAAAATCACGAAAAGTTATCTTTCGGAAACTGTGAATGCGTTAAAAAAATCTAGGAAAATAGAGAAAGAAGCAATCGATATTGCCATAAAACGGTTCGGTGGGGAAAAGAAATACGCTCTGTTTGCTGTATTTAGATGCTTTTTGAACATCGGAAATGAACGAACAATTGTACATGTCACTGCCGGAGTTAAAATACTCAATAACACCGATTTAAAATTCCTCACTAATCACGGATAATCGACGTATCACTACAAAAGAGAGGGATCGTCGATGTTGAAAATNNNNNNNNNNNNNNNNNNNNNNNNNNNNNNNNNNNNNNNNNNNNNNNNNNNNNNNNNNNNNNNNNNNNNNNNNNNNNNNNNNNNNNNNNNNNNNNNNNNNNNNNNNNNNNNNNNNNNNNNNNNNNNNNNNNNNNNNNNNNNNNNNNNNNNNNNNNNNNNNNNNNNNNNNNNNNNNNNNNNNNNNNNNNNNNNNNNNNNNNNNNNNNNNNNNNNNNNNNNNNNNNNNNNNNNNNNNNNNNNNNNNNNNNNNNNNNNNNNNNNNNNNNNNNNNNNNNNNNNNNNNNNNNNNNNNNNNNNNNNNNNNNNNNNNNNNNNNNNNNNNNNNNNNNNNNNNNNNNNNNNNNNNNNNNNNNNNNNNNNNNNNNNNNNNNNNNNNNNNNNNNNNNNNNNNNNNNNNNNNNNNNNNNNNNNNNNNNNNNNNNNNNNNNNNNNNNNNNNNNNNNNNNNNNNNNNNNNNNNNNNNNNNNNNNNNNNNNNNNNNNNNNNNNNNNNNNNNNNNNNNNNNNNNNNNNNNNNNNNNNNNNNNNNNNNNNNNNNNNNNNNNNNNNNNNNNNNNNNNNNNNNNNNNNNNNNNNNNNNNNNNNNNNNNNNNNNNNNNNNNNNNNNNNNNNNNNNNNNNNNNNNNNNNNNNNNNNNNNNNNNNNNNNNNNNNNNNNNNNNNNNNNNNNNNNNNNNNNNNNNNNNNNNNNNNNNNNNNNNNNNNNNNNNNNNNNNNNNNNNNNNNNNNNNNNNNNNNNNNNNNNNNNNNNNNNNNNNNNNNNNNNNNNNNNNNNNNNNNNNNNNNNNNNNNNNNNNNNNNNNNNNNNNNNNNNNNNNNNNNNNNNNNNNNNNNNNNNNNNNNNNNNNNNNNNNNNNNNNNNNNNNNNNNNNNNNNNNNNNNNNNNNNNNNNNNNNNNNNNNNNNNNNNNNNNNNNNNNNNNNNNNNNNNNNNNNNNNNNNNNNNNNNNNNNNNNNNNNNNNNNNNNNNNNNNNNNNNNNNNNNNNNNNNNNNNNNNNNNNNNNNNNNNNNNNNNNNNNNNNNNNNNNNNNNNNNNNNNNNNNNNNNNNNNNNNNNNNNNNNNNNNNNNNNNNNNNNNNNNNNNNNNNNNNNNNNNNNNNNNNNNNNNNNNNNNNNNNNNNNNNNNNNNNNNNNNNNNNNNNNNNNNNNNNNNNNNNNNNNNNNNNNNNNNNNNNNNNNNNNNNNNNNNNNNNNNNNNNNNNNNNNNNNNNNNNNNNNNNNNNNNNNNNNNNNNNNNNNNNNNNNNNNNNNNNNNNNNNNNNNNNNNNNNNNNNNNNNNNNNNNNNNNNNNNNNNNNNNNNNNNNNNNNNNNNNNNNNNNNNNNNNNNNNNNNNNNNNNNNNNNNNNNNNNNNNNNNNNNNNNNNNNNNNNNNNNNNNNNNNNNNNNNNNNNNNNNNNNNNNNNNNNNNNNNNNNNNNNNNNNNNNNNNNNNNNNNNNNNNNNNNNNNNNNNNNNNNNNNNNNNNNNNNNNNNNNNNNNNNNNNNNNNNNNNNNNNNNNNNNNNNNNNNNNNNNNNNNNNNNNNNNNNNNNNNNNNNNNNNNNNNNNNNNNNNNNNNNNNNNNNNNNNNNNNNNNNNNNNNNNNNNNNNNNNNNNNNNNNNNNNNNNNNNNNNNNNNNNNNNNNNNNNNNNNNNNNNNNNNNNNNNNNNNNNNNNNNNNNNNNNNNNNNNNNNNNNNNNNNNNNNNNNNNNNNNNNNNNNNNNNNNNNNNNNNNNNNNNNNNNNNNNNNNNNNNNNNNNNNNNNNNNNNNNNNNNNNNNNNNNNNNNNNNNNNNNNNNNNNNNNNNNNNNNNNNNNNNNNNNNNNNNNNNNNNNNNNNNNNNNNNNNNNNNNNNNNNNNNNNNNNNNNNNNNNNNNNNNNNNNNNNNNNNNNNNNNNNNNNNNNNNNNNNNNNNNNNNNNNNNNNNNNNNNNNNNNNNNNNNNNNNNNNNNNNNNNNNNNNNNNNNNNNNNNNNNNNNNNNNNNNNNNNNNNNNNNNNNNNNNNNNNNNNNNNNNNNNNNNNNNNNNNNNNNNNNNNNNNNNNNNNNNNNNNNNNNNNNNNNNNNNNNNNNNNNNNNNNNNNNNNNNNNNNNNNNNNNNNNNNNNNNNNNNNNNNNNNNNNNNNNNNNNNNNNNNNNNNNNNNNNNNNNNNNNNNNNNNNNNNNNNNNNNNNNNNNNNNNNNNNNNNNNNNNNNNNNNNNNNNNNNNNNNNNNNNNNNNNNNNNNNNNNNNNNNNNNNNNNNNNNNNNNNNNNNNNNNNNNNNNNNNNNNNNNNNNNNNNNNNNNNNNNNNNNNNNNNNNNNNNNNNNNNNNNNNNNNNNNNNNNNNNNNNNNNNNNNNNNNNNNNNNNNNNNNNNNNNNNNNNNNNNNNNNNNNNNNNNNNNNNNNNNNNNNNNNNNNNNNNNNNNNNNNNNNNNNNNNNNNNNNNNNNAATTTATTTGCACCCTCGATTATATTTTCTGTCGCAACTTCTACATAAGGACATTGAAACGAACGTAGTATAGTAAGTTCGCTAAATTTTTTAACTCTTTCATCCCAATTAGTAGGAAAAAAAGGTAGTGATGTACTATCTTCAAATTGATAAACGAGTAACTCAAAATTATAAGGTGCTGTATCTACCAATTTAAAGTGTTTCTTTAAAAAGATATCCTTGCTTGGTGTCCAAGAGGTTTCAGAATTTGTTACCACTACTACGCCTTGCTTAGAGCGTCTTTTTGCATCTTCAAGACAATTGTTAATTAGTTTAGTTCCATACCCTTTTCCAGTTTCACTTACCCAAAGACAATGGATTACCAAATAATTATCAGCGTGAACTACTCTTGAGGAACACTCTGCGTCAGTAAATTCAATAAAACCTACTTGTTTATTGTTATCAAATAATTGAATATACTTTAAGCCTTCCTCAAATCTTTCGTTTAGCCACTTATTTTTGTTAATGTATCCAAGCGAGTTTTTTTTACTTCTGAGACAATAACTCCCTATTCCTTCAAGGATTTTGGTATCTAGTTCAACAATTTGGATATCCGTCAAAAAACCTCCCTCCTCTTTATATATAACTACTATAACTACTTCTATTCGTTGTATTATTTTCCCTTTATTGGTTACTTCTTATAGAGCTATCCTGCCCCTTTTCTTCCATAAGGAGTTCAACAGAAAAGGGCATTAATCTTCTTGGACCAATGTCCCTTATAGTTGAAGAAGCGTGACTCAACTAATTAATAGATTCTTCCGTTTCCCTTACAATTACCCATTTATTTTTAATAAATCCCCAATTTTCTATGGTAAATAGTCTTGCTAATATAACCTCGTTTTTCGCAATTATCTGTTCATAAAATACCACTGCATTTTCATTATTTCTAAGACGAATAACTCTATTTTCAAACTTCTTTTCAGCCTCTAAAAAATGCATAACTGATTGCTTCATTCCAGTGACTGCTTCTTCTTTATCAAACATAATTGGTTTGTCATTTATACTTTTAAAAAATGCAACATAATAATCTTCAGTCATTCTATCTAATAAAGATGTGTCGCCTGAAATCATTGCTTCATTCCAATCAGCGATAAATTCATCGTGAACTTTAGTAAATTCATTTAATAATTTTTTTACTTCAGCCACTTTAAAAACCTCTCTTTCAATTATGTTTGTTTATTACACTCTACAACTCCCAAATTATTCCTTCTTCCGCCATCCTGCCCCTTTTGTACCAAAACGAGCTCAACATAAAAGTGCGTTAATTCTTCCTGGGAATTATGCACTCTTAATCGAACAATTAATTAATACACACTCCACCTGTTTAAGTACATTTTTCCAAAATCATGTTACCTTCTTTGATAATAAGGAAGTTTCCTTAGAGTCACCCTTCCTTCTGTTATTCAAAATGTATTCTAGCTCTTTCTTCGTGTCAGGATGCAGTATTATCCTATCAGTCAGGTTTAAAGTTGCTGGTTTTACCCTCCTGCCCCAATTTCTTGAAAAAGAACGCCAGTCACAAACCATTTCAAGTAAATACTTTTTTGGCATTGGTAAAGCTAGTTTCTTGTTCGGATCAACAACCCAATATTCCCAATGATGTTTGTTTTTGTGTTGATGATTCAGCCATGCGTATCTCCATCTTAATTCATCGTCTTCACTTAGTTGTTTACTTGAGAAAAATTTCTTTGCATACGGAGAAAATTCTTTTGGGGATAGTTTTGATAAATCGTGGGTAATTCCTTGGAGGTATAAACCCTCTTTCCAGCATTCAACAAGAACATTAATTTTATGGTTCAGTATGTATAAAAT includes:
- a CDS encoding GNAT family N-acetyltransferase; amino-acid sequence: MTDIQIVELDTKILEGIGSYCLRSKKNSLGYINKNKWLNERFEEGLKYIQLFDNNKQVGFIEFTDAECSSRVVHADNYLVIHCLWVSETGKGYGTKLINNCLEDAKRRSKQGVVVVTNSETSWTPSKDIFLKKHFKLVDTAPYNFELLVYQFEDSTSLPFFPTNWDERVKKFSELTILRSFQCPYVEVATENIIEGANK
- a CDS encoding DUF5662 family protein produces the protein MLRGYWKNILYILNHKINVLVECWKEGLYLQGITHDLSKLSPKEFSPYAKKFFSSKQLSEDDELRWRYAWLNHQHKNKHHWEYWVVDPNKKLALPMPKKYLLEMVCDWRSFSRNWGRRVKPATLNLTDRIILHPDTKKELEYILNNRRKGDSKETSLLSKKVT